One window of the Pantoea cypripedii genome contains the following:
- the zinT gene encoding metal-binding protein ZinT, with protein MGTFKKIALSLGLMTISVQAFSHGDHAHGKPLTEKEQQAANGIFADHDVQDRTLSDWEGVWQSVYPLLVNGDLDPVLRKKVEKDNSKTFAQIKEYYRKGYATNVDTIGIENGVMEFHIGDQSSSCHYAYDGHKILTYASGKKGVRYLFSCKDAASHAPKYVQFSDHIIGPRQSSHFHIFMGNTSQQALLKEMDNWPTYYPWQMQKAEVVDEMLHH; from the coding sequence ATGGGTACATTTAAAAAAATAGCGTTATCTCTGGGACTTATGACCATCAGCGTTCAGGCGTTTTCACACGGCGATCATGCGCATGGCAAACCCCTGACGGAGAAGGAGCAGCAGGCGGCAAACGGGATTTTTGCTGATCATGACGTGCAGGACAGGACGTTATCAGACTGGGAAGGGGTGTGGCAGTCGGTTTACCCTTTACTGGTCAATGGCGACCTCGACCCGGTGCTGCGAAAAAAAGTGGAGAAGGACAACAGCAAAACCTTCGCCCAGATCAAAGAGTATTACCGCAAAGGTTATGCCACCAATGTAGATACCATTGGTATTGAAAATGGGGTGATGGAATTCCACATCGGCGATCAATCCAGTTCCTGCCATTACGCCTATGATGGGCACAAAATTCTGACCTATGCCTCGGGCAAGAAAGGCGTTCGTTATCTGTTTAGCTGCAAGGACGCCGCCAGCCACGCGCCCAAATACGTTCAGTTCAGCGATCACATCATCGGCCCACGTCAGTCGTCCCATTTTCATATTTTTATGGGCAACACCTCACAGCAGGCGTTGCTGAAGGAAATGGACAACTGGCCAACCTACTATCCGTGGCAGATGCAAAAGGCTGAAGTGGTGGACGAGATGCTGCACCACTAA
- a CDS encoding alpha/beta hydrolase: protein MNRRHFLTGLAASVFVAGHTRLAFAAPAVSREVIPLWQGQPPGGGGPTGNLSISATGAQRNIALPTLTVIRPAVARGQAVLIAAGGGYKRIEMGKEAWPAAEWLVARGIAAYVLSYRLPGEGWKDGNRVSLQDAQRALRMVRQREKQVSVLGFSAGAHLLGLAATRPDFPSYAPLDDLDQLPARADRAALIYPIITLEQPYTHTSTHRILVGPHASAAENAAWSVQSYVRPQSPPFFLVQAEDDPVSNPENTLIMEHACQQQHVAVELHRYSRGGHGFGMGRPGTPTVAWPGLYEKWLSRRV, encoded by the coding sequence ATGAATCGTCGCCACTTTCTGACCGGGCTTGCTGCCAGCGTTTTCGTTGCGGGGCATACCCGGTTGGCTTTTGCCGCCCCGGCAGTTTCACGTGAAGTCATTCCTCTGTGGCAGGGACAACCGCCCGGCGGTGGCGGACCGACTGGCAACCTGAGCATTTCCGCAACCGGTGCTCAGCGCAATATCGCCCTCCCCACCCTGACGGTGATCAGGCCAGCGGTTGCGCGTGGTCAGGCCGTGCTGATCGCTGCGGGCGGTGGCTATAAACGCATTGAGATGGGTAAAGAGGCGTGGCCTGCTGCTGAGTGGCTGGTGGCACGCGGTATCGCTGCTTATGTACTCAGCTATCGTTTGCCGGGTGAAGGATGGAAAGATGGCAACAGGGTCTCACTACAGGATGCGCAACGGGCGCTGCGGATGGTTCGGCAACGCGAAAAACAGGTCAGCGTACTGGGCTTTTCGGCGGGCGCTCACCTTCTCGGGCTGGCCGCAACCCGCCCTGATTTTCCTTCCTATGCCCCACTGGATGATCTCGACCAGCTGCCAGCCCGTGCTGACCGGGCTGCACTGATTTATCCCATCATCACGCTTGAGCAACCCTACACCCACACCTCCACCCACCGGATTTTGGTTGGCCCGCATGCATCTGCCGCAGAGAATGCGGCCTGGTCAGTGCAAAGTTATGTGCGTCCTCAGTCACCGCCTTTTTTTCTGGTACAGGCAGAGGATGACCCGGTATCAAACCCTGAAAACACCCTGATTATGGAACACGCCTGTCAACAGCAGCACGTTGCCGTTGAGTTACATCGTTACAGCCGGGGTGGACATGGCTTTGGTATGGGAAGGCCCGGCACCCCTACCGTGGCGTGGCCGGGCCTGTATGAAAAGTGGCTATCGCGCCGGGTTTAG
- a CDS encoding sugar dehydrogenase complex small subunit: MKRQIPAETVSVTKNGTGSTRREFLFATLGLTLTGAVATLPGRAFAASVLSASDAVKEFISISQAITEHKHLDTVLAARFFQAFSQRDAQFGPRLTQLARLLQPGMSAQQLLDQADNAGLHDFLYQIVTAWYTGTVGNDYHGTLVAYKQALMYQTVSDGLIVPTYCGNGPIWWTAPIPDEHSSLIDSL, encoded by the coding sequence ATGAAACGACAAATTCCAGCTGAAACCGTTTCTGTAACCAAAAATGGAACCGGTTCCACTCGCAGGGAATTCCTCTTTGCGACCCTTGGTCTGACACTCACCGGTGCGGTCGCCACCCTGCCGGGCAGGGCCTTCGCCGCCAGCGTCCTCAGTGCCAGCGATGCAGTGAAGGAGTTCATCAGCATTTCCCAGGCCATCACCGAACATAAGCATCTGGATACCGTGCTGGCCGCGCGTTTTTTTCAGGCATTCAGTCAGCGTGATGCGCAGTTTGGCCCGCGTCTCACCCAGTTGGCGCGGCTGCTGCAACCTGGCATGAGCGCGCAGCAGTTGCTGGATCAGGCCGATAATGCCGGTCTGCACGATTTCCTCTACCAAATCGTTACCGCCTGGTACACCGGTACGGTGGGGAATGACTATCACGGCACCCTGGTCGCCTATAAACAGGCGCTGATGTATCAAACCGTCAGCGATGGCCTGATTGTGCCGACTTATTGTGGTAACGGTCCGATCTGGTGGACCGCACCGATTCCGGATGAGCACAGCAGTCTGATTGACTCGCTATAA
- a CDS encoding GMC family oxidoreductase: MKKPIFSAQGDAAADIVIVGSGVVGGLMANELVSQGYSVLVLEAGLRIDRAQAVENWRNMPFANRAGSDFQGLYPQSKFAPAPLYFPPNNYVNVTGPDAGSFQQGYLRTVGGTTWHWAASCWRHHPSDFVMQSKYGVGRDWPISYDELEPWYCRAESEIGVAGPNNVAMQSPSERSQPYPMDMVPFAHGDNYFASVVNPHGYNLVPIPQGRSTRPWEGRPTCCGNNNCQPICPIGAMYNGIHHIERAERAGAVVLAEAVVYKIDTDGNNRVTAVHWKDSSGASHKATGKAFALACNGIETPRLLLMAANGGNPNGIANGSDMVGRNMMDHSGFHCSFLTEEPVWLGRGPAQSSCMVGYRDGDFRRDYSANKMILNNISRVVAATQQALKKGLVGKALDEEIRYRSIHSVDISISLEPLPDPENRLTLSKTRNDPHGLPCPDIYYDVGDYVRKGAEVSHAQLEHIGQLFNGKEFTISKGLNANNHIMGGVIMGKSGKDAVVDGNCRAFDHENLWLPGGGAIPSASVVNSTLTMAALGLKAAQDIAQRMRTMA; this comes from the coding sequence ATGAAAAAACCGATTTTTTCTGCGCAGGGTGATGCTGCCGCAGACATTGTTATTGTTGGCTCCGGAGTGGTGGGTGGCTTGATGGCGAATGAGCTGGTCAGCCAGGGCTATTCCGTACTGGTACTGGAAGCAGGTTTACGTATTGATCGTGCACAGGCAGTGGAAAACTGGCGCAACATGCCGTTTGCTAACCGTGCTGGCTCTGATTTTCAGGGGTTATATCCGCAATCGAAATTTGCCCCGGCGCCGCTTTATTTCCCACCGAATAATTATGTGAATGTCACCGGCCCGGATGCTGGCAGCTTTCAGCAGGGCTACCTGCGAACCGTTGGCGGCACCACCTGGCACTGGGCGGCATCGTGCTGGCGTCACCACCCCAGCGATTTTGTGATGCAGTCAAAATATGGTGTGGGTCGCGACTGGCCAATCAGCTATGACGAGCTGGAACCCTGGTATTGCCGTGCGGAAAGCGAAATTGGCGTGGCAGGTCCGAACAATGTGGCGATGCAATCGCCGTCGGAGCGTAGCCAGCCTTACCCGATGGATATGGTGCCTTTCGCCCACGGTGATAATTATTTTGCCAGCGTGGTTAACCCGCATGGCTACAACCTGGTGCCTATCCCCCAGGGACGCAGCACGCGCCCATGGGAGGGCCGTCCTACCTGCTGTGGTAACAATAACTGCCAGCCCATTTGCCCGATCGGGGCGATGTACAACGGTATCCACCACATCGAACGTGCGGAGCGCGCCGGTGCCGTGGTGCTGGCCGAAGCCGTGGTTTACAAAATTGATACCGACGGTAATAACCGCGTGACGGCAGTGCACTGGAAAGACAGCTCCGGCGCATCACATAAAGCCACCGGCAAAGCCTTTGCGCTGGCCTGCAACGGTATTGAAACGCCACGTCTGCTGCTGATGGCGGCGAACGGCGGCAACCCGAATGGTATTGCTAACGGTTCGGATATGGTGGGACGTAACATGATGGACCACTCTGGCTTCCATTGCTCGTTCCTGACCGAAGAACCGGTGTGGCTGGGTCGTGGCCCGGCACAAAGCAGCTGCATGGTGGGCTATCGCGATGGTGACTTCCGCCGCGACTACTCCGCTAACAAAATGATTCTTAACAATATCTCGCGCGTAGTTGCTGCGACGCAGCAGGCGCTGAAAAAAGGGCTGGTCGGGAAAGCGCTGGATGAGGAAATCCGTTACCGCTCGATTCACAGTGTCGATATTTCTATCAGTCTCGAACCGCTGCCAGACCCGGAAAACCGTCTGACCTTAAGCAAAACCCGCAACGATCCGCATGGCCTGCCTTGCCCGGATATCTATTACGACGTCGGCGATTATGTGCGTAAAGGTGCTGAAGTTTCCCACGCCCAGCTGGAGCATATTGGCCAGCTGTTTAATGGCAAGGAGTTCACCATCAGCAAAGGACTGAATGCCAATAACCATATTATGGGTGGTGTGATCATGGGTAAAAGCGGCAAAGACGCGGTGGTGGATGGTAACTGCCGCGCCTTTGATCACGAAAATCTGTGGCTGCCGGGTGGCGGAGCGATCCCGTCAGCGAGCGTGGTGAACAGTACCCTGACGATGGCGGCTCTGGGTTTGAAAGCGGCACAGGATATCGCCCAGCGGATGAGGACAATGGCATGA
- a CDS encoding c-type cytochrome, with amino-acid sequence MKTLIVTGFAALVTFGAQADSLDTNLLKQGEQVAIASDCQACHTAPGSKTAFSGGYGIASPMGVIYATNITPAKSGIGDYTEAQFSAAVRHGIRADGAQLYPAMPYTSYSMMTDADLHALYYYLKHGVPAVEQHNPQTDLPFPFSLRFSMRFWNMMFANDKMWQNDGSKSAEWNRGNYLVNGLAHCNTCHTPRGFLMQEQQDRPLAGGPLGSWYAPNITSDPVSGIGGWSDDELVQYLKTGRAAGKNQAAGGMAEAVEHSLQYLPDSDLHAIAVYLKGTAPIRDEGETQPAYSWGAPMDIENSVRGRNPNNANLSLTNGEALFSGNCASCHQPDGSGSANQAYPSLFHNTATGMRNPNNLIAAILFGVQRDTADHQVLMPGFSSPSYVDKLNDQQVADISNFVLKNYGNPNVTVTAEDVAWVRKGGHPPLLARLQPLMMPAIIGGIILVLAIIGIICLLRRKAKAQ; translated from the coding sequence ATGAAGACGCTAATCGTCACCGGCTTTGCGGCTTTGGTCACCTTTGGCGCGCAGGCTGATTCCCTCGATACCAACCTGCTGAAGCAGGGTGAACAGGTTGCCATCGCGTCAGACTGCCAGGCATGCCATACCGCGCCGGGCAGTAAAACCGCGTTCAGCGGAGGTTATGGTATTGCTTCACCGATGGGGGTGATTTATGCCACTAACATCACGCCAGCCAAAAGTGGGATCGGGGATTATACCGAAGCCCAGTTCTCGGCTGCGGTCCGGCATGGTATACGCGCTGATGGTGCGCAGTTGTATCCGGCGATGCCTTATACCTCCTACAGCATGATGACCGATGCCGACCTGCACGCCCTGTATTATTACCTGAAGCACGGTGTACCCGCTGTCGAGCAACATAATCCGCAAACGGACCTGCCGTTCCCGTTTAGCCTGCGTTTTAGCATGCGTTTCTGGAACATGATGTTCGCTAACGACAAAATGTGGCAAAACGATGGCAGCAAAAGTGCGGAGTGGAACCGGGGTAATTACCTGGTTAACGGTCTGGCACACTGTAATACCTGTCATACGCCGCGTGGTTTCCTGATGCAGGAGCAGCAGGATCGTCCGCTGGCTGGCGGACCGCTCGGTAGCTGGTATGCGCCAAATATCACCTCAGACCCGGTAAGCGGTATCGGTGGCTGGAGTGATGACGAGCTGGTGCAGTACCTGAAAACCGGTCGTGCTGCGGGCAAAAATCAGGCCGCAGGCGGGATGGCAGAAGCGGTTGAGCACAGCCTGCAATATCTGCCGGATAGCGATTTGCACGCCATTGCGGTTTACCTGAAAGGTACTGCCCCGATTCGTGATGAGGGTGAAACGCAACCGGCCTACAGCTGGGGCGCTCCGATGGATATCGAGAATAGCGTACGGGGCCGCAACCCCAATAACGCCAATCTCTCCCTGACCAACGGCGAGGCATTATTCAGCGGCAATTGCGCCAGTTGCCATCAGCCGGATGGCTCGGGTAGCGCCAATCAGGCTTATCCATCGTTGTTCCACAATACCGCCACGGGCATGCGCAATCCGAACAACCTGATTGCCGCAATTCTGTTTGGCGTACAACGCGATACCGCAGACCATCAGGTGCTGATGCCAGGCTTTAGCTCACCGTCATATGTTGATAAGTTGAACGATCAGCAGGTGGCGGATATCAGTAACTTTGTGCTGAAAAACTACGGCAATCCAAATGTGACCGTCACCGCGGAAGATGTTGCCTGGGTGCGCAAAGGTGGCCATCCGCCACTGCTGGCGCGCCTGCAACCGCTGATGATGCCTGCCATCATCGGGGGGATTATCCTGGTGCTGGCGATTATCGGCATTATTTGTCTGCTACGACGAAAAGCGAAAGCGCAGTAA
- a CDS encoding LysR family transcriptional regulator has protein sequence MRKTDHLGSITAFVTTAQLGSFTAAAERLGLTKSAVGKSVSRLEERLGLRLFQRSTRRLSLTPDGERFLSSCQNAIDILEQAEAELTSHISQPAGRLRVDLPAAFGRQRILPILLQITRDFPELALTVTFSERFVDLIDEGIDLVIRIGELADSSGLVARRLTTQKLVICAAPDYLQRQGEPAAPAELNQHQCVVGFRRNQPISWLLKQSNGQMLRFTPPATHELADGDAMLAATLAGCGLAQLPLWLVGKYLASGELREVLSGHSGGEVPISALWPKSRQLLPRIRYVVDTLVKAAEDGLLD, from the coding sequence ATGCGGAAAACAGATCATCTCGGCAGCATCACCGCCTTCGTTACCACGGCGCAATTAGGTAGCTTCACGGCGGCGGCTGAACGGCTGGGATTAACCAAATCAGCGGTGGGTAAAAGCGTCAGTCGCCTTGAGGAGCGGCTCGGGCTGCGTCTTTTCCAGCGCTCCACGCGCAGACTGAGCCTGACACCGGATGGTGAACGCTTTCTCTCCAGCTGCCAGAATGCCATCGATATTCTGGAGCAAGCCGAGGCCGAGCTGACGTCCCATATTTCGCAACCTGCGGGCAGGCTGCGCGTCGATCTCCCGGCCGCCTTTGGGCGGCAACGTATTCTGCCCATTCTGCTGCAAATTACGCGTGACTTCCCGGAGCTGGCGCTGACGGTGACATTCAGCGAGCGCTTTGTTGACCTCATTGATGAAGGCATCGATCTGGTGATCCGCATTGGTGAGCTGGCTGACAGCAGCGGCCTGGTGGCCCGCAGGTTAACCACGCAGAAGCTGGTGATTTGTGCTGCGCCGGATTATCTGCAACGTCAGGGGGAACCGGCTGCGCCTGCCGAACTCAACCAGCACCAGTGTGTGGTCGGTTTCCGCCGTAATCAGCCTATTTCCTGGCTGCTGAAACAAAGCAATGGGCAGATGCTGCGTTTTACCCCGCCCGCGACGCATGAGTTGGCGGATGGGGATGCCATGCTGGCGGCCACGCTAGCCGGATGTGGCCTGGCGCAGCTACCGTTGTGGCTGGTGGGAAAATATCTGGCCAGTGGCGAGTTACGTGAGGTGCTTTCCGGGCATTCCGGCGGGGAAGTGCCCATCAGTGCGTTGTGGCCGAAAAGCCGTCAGCTGCTGCCGCGCATCCGTTATGTGGTGGATACGCTGGTGAAAGCGGCAGAAGACGGCTTGCTGGATTAA
- a CDS encoding MFS transporter, with product MQNKSTLLLLALSVAVFGVITTEIAIIGLLPKLVSQLHVTPTQVGFLVSIYAVIVAVTGPFITLLLSGFNKKKVLLSILGVFIISNLIYATTDIFNLMLLFRILPALAHAVFFAVALVVAASSVPKEQAAHATARVFAGVAIGLVLGVPLSGLIADHISLAAAFYFGAAACVLAFAGVLFLMPSMPATQKVSFASQLSVLRNGKLWLTIATVTSIFAAMFSSFSYIADYLSNITQLHNNAISAMLILFGVCGFVGNFVFSHFLQKNVVKTTHLYPVFFSVIFLLVWLFGFSPLSMCLLTVFWGAFHSSGLVISQTWLMREASKAPEFANSLYMSFSNLGITIGSLTGGWFIAHLGTHAVVLSSVIFTVLALISIVIKHRADHASVLVEELA from the coding sequence ATGCAAAATAAAAGCACATTGCTTTTACTGGCTCTTTCTGTCGCCGTATTTGGCGTGATAACCACAGAAATTGCGATTATTGGTTTGCTGCCAAAATTAGTTTCACAACTTCATGTCACACCGACTCAGGTCGGTTTTCTGGTGAGCATCTATGCGGTAATTGTCGCTGTCACGGGTCCGTTTATTACGCTGCTGTTATCCGGTTTTAATAAGAAAAAGGTGTTACTGAGCATTCTGGGCGTATTTATTATTTCCAACCTGATTTACGCCACCACCGACATATTTAATCTGATGCTGTTGTTCCGCATTCTGCCCGCTCTCGCCCATGCGGTGTTCTTCGCCGTAGCGCTGGTGGTTGCCGCCAGTTCGGTGCCCAAAGAGCAAGCCGCGCATGCCACCGCCCGTGTATTTGCCGGTGTGGCGATCGGTCTGGTGCTGGGCGTACCGCTGAGCGGATTAATTGCCGATCATATTTCCCTGGCTGCGGCTTTTTATTTCGGCGCTGCCGCCTGTGTGCTGGCCTTTGCTGGCGTGTTGTTTCTCATGCCTTCCATGCCCGCCACACAAAAAGTATCCTTCGCCAGCCAATTATCGGTATTACGTAACGGTAAATTGTGGCTCACTATCGCCACCGTGACGTCGATATTCGCCGCCATGTTTTCCAGTTTCAGTTATATCGCCGATTATCTGTCAAACATTACGCAGCTGCATAACAATGCCATCAGCGCGATGCTTATTTTATTTGGTGTGTGTGGTTTTGTCGGCAATTTCGTCTTTAGCCACTTTTTGCAGAAAAATGTGGTAAAAACCACCCACCTCTATCCGGTGTTCTTTAGCGTGATTTTTCTGCTGGTGTGGTTATTTGGCTTTTCACCGCTGAGTATGTGTCTGCTGACGGTTTTCTGGGGAGCGTTCCACTCCTCGGGATTAGTGATCAGTCAGACCTGGCTGATGCGCGAAGCCAGCAAAGCGCCGGAATTCGCTAACAGCCTGTATATGTCTTTCTCAAATCTCGGCATCACCATCGGTTCCCTGACGGGCGGCTGGTTTATTGCGCACCTCGGCACCCATGCTGTAGTGCTGAGCAGCGTGATTTTCACCGTTCTGGCGTTAATCAGCATCGTGATAAAACATCGGGCCGACCACGCCAGCGTGCTGGTAGAGGAACTGGCGTAA